AACATTGTTAGTGTACAAAATGATTCATTTGTTTTGGTATTTTTGAGGAGGTAAAATGAATTTAGACAATAAACTTGAGAATGTCACAATAGTCGGCGCCGCTGGAAAAATGGGAAGCGGAATTGCTGTTTTAATAGGACAAGAAATTGCCAAATTAAAAATTAAAAATCCTGACAAAACATATAAGTTGAATCTTATTGATACCAACGAAAAAGCATTAAATGGGTTATATTCATATATAAAGTCTCAATTTGTAAAAGTAGCAGAAAAATCAATAGTTGGGTTACGTTTTATGTACAAAGAAAGAGAAGATTTGATTGAAAACAAAGACATTATTGATGCCTTCGTTGAAGATGCCTTAGGAGGCATAAGATTTGGCAGTAATCTTGAAATGGCTAATAATTCAAAACTCGTATTTGAAGCAATTTTAGAAAACGAGGATATTAAAATTTCTTTATTAAAACAACTTAACCAAAATTGTAGCAAAGATGCTTTTTTCTTTACGAATACTTCAAGTATTCCTATTAGTTTTCTTGACGAGAAAGTTGGTCTTAACGGTAGAATAATAGGGTATCACTTCTACAATCCTCCCGTAGTTCAAAAACTTTTAGAGGTAATCTCCGGCAACACAACTCTTCCTGAAGTTAAAGACATTGCTAAAGAATTGGGGGAGAGACTTCGTAAAAAACTCTTGCCTGCCAATGATATCGCAGGATTTATT
Above is a genomic segment from bacterium containing:
- a CDS encoding 3-hydroxyacyl-CoA dehydrogenase family protein, yielding MNLDNKLENVTIVGAAGKMGSGIAVLIGQEIAKLKIKNPDKTYKLNLIDTNEKALNGLYSYIKSQFVKVAEKSIVGLRFMYKEREDLIENKDIIDAFVEDALGGIRFGSNLEMANNSKLVFEAILENEDIKISLLKQLNQNCSKDAFFFTNTSSIPISFLDEKVGLNGRIIGYHFYNPPVVQKLLEVISGNTTLPEVKDIAKELGERLRKKLLPANDIAGFIGNGYFMRDGLYGIEEVDKLKSSYSTPEAIYMINRITQDFLIRPMGIFQLIDYVGVEVFQWILLVMNKHLKDTTLHNKLIDLMVAKKILGGQNSDGSQKDGFFSYKKNKMIGVYDIEKGEYLPIEEKWKANMDSKLGSLPAGFATWKNLLSAEDKANLLKTYFNNLNSDTTLGAKIAKRYLERSKEIGKELVKSKVAFSEEDVNTVLTNGFFWLYGPINNYI